DNA sequence from the Chitinophaga flava genome:
ATTTCTCCCTGCTGCATATCATCCTGCCGTTGCTGCATGATATTCAGCGCAATGCGGCTGTATCTGGCCGCCTGAAGGGTATCTTTTTTTTGCTGGAAGTACTGGTACAGCTGTGTTACCTGCGGCAGCAACAATCCCGCATATCCTCCGGCCACGCCGTAGCTGACAGCATCCTGCTGGTATTTGATGGAATCGGCCTGGTGCAACCAGCTTTTGTAAGCTGCCAGTTGCAGGGAGCCGTACATGGCAAAGTAAGTATAACCTTCCTTCAAGGCCGTATCGATCACCTGTCTGAGCAGATGATCGGCTATTTCAAACCTGCCGGCGGCAAAATCCTCATTGACCAGCAGCAGGTTTATATACAGCAGTTCCCGGGTATCATGAAACCGTCTGGCCAGGGCTGTAGCCTCTTTGAGGGCCGCAGTAGCGGCTGACTGCAGGACAGGGTCAGCATAGTTGACCGTATAATAACTGGCCAATCCAAGGGCGTGGAGCGAATCCTGCTTCAGCTGCCGGGTAAGCTGTAATGACTGATGGATATAATCGTTGGCGGAAGTATGTTTGCCGGTATATTGATGATAGATGCCGATGCTCATCAACACCTGGGAAACACTGATAGAATCGCCAGCATGGCGACTTTCCTCCAGCGCATCATTATAAAAAAGATAAGAGAGATAATGATGGGGACGGAAAGCGTAGTAGTTGCCCAGGTTACGCAGTGCCCTGGCTTTGCCGGAAGGATAATTGATACGGGTGGCCACCTCTCTTGCCCTTGATGCATAATGCCCGCAACTATCAAGCTGACAGGCCTGATACAGGACAGCCAGCCTGTTTAAGGCATTCACATATGCTACGCTGTCTTTCACATGTGGCAACAAGGCTTTTAATCTGTCAATTTCCTTATGCTGCCCCTGCAACATCAATGGGAAAACAAATAGCAGCCAGTGCATATGCAACAGCATATAT
Encoded proteins:
- a CDS encoding sensor histidine kinase gives rise to the protein MMTILKRYMLLHMHWLLFVFPLMLQGQHKEIDRLKALLPHVKDSVAYVNALNRLAVLYQACQLDSCGHYASRAREVATRINYPSGKARALRNLGNYYAFRPHHYLSYLFYNDALEESRHAGDSISVSQVLMSIGIYHQYTGKHTSANDYIHQSLQLTRQLKQDSLHALGLASYYTVNYADPVLQSAATAALKEATALARRFHDTRELLYINLLLVNEDFAAGRFEIADHLLRQVIDTALKEGYTYFAMYGSLQLAAYKSWLHQADSIKYQQDAVSYGVAGGYAGLLLPQVTQLYQYFQQKKDTLQAARYSRIALNIMQQRQDDMQQGEMDYIAYSLQDQMLDSLKMQSALQQTALQKTRLAQHYWQYLFIFIVVIILLLLVLTYYLIRSYRSSRLRSQRLARIRTEISAANEVLKTNDDFKNKLISLIAHDFRTPLYNIIDITGFVNEDILTPEDAAGMVMEVEHTATATLKVFEEILSWMRTQLSGFVYRPRSFGLTDMLGASVQSIQHLVREKNIRLLIHIPEGMTIQGDFEMLQFIHRNFLHNAIKFSPENGAITITAIRRSDFVEVTFRDEGPGIDPVILPGLFTYSSDGYTKKRYGKGAGLALIICRDFIDKMSGEAGAANNEEGGSTFFYRVPEINL